A single window of Ovis canadensis isolate MfBH-ARS-UI-01 breed Bighorn chromosome 17, ARS-UI_OviCan_v2, whole genome shotgun sequence DNA harbors:
- the LRRC75B gene encoding LOW QUALITY PROTEIN: leucine-rich repeat-containing protein 75B (The sequence of the model RefSeq protein was modified relative to this genomic sequence to represent the inferred CDS: substituted 1 base at 1 genomic stop codon): protein MGARLGRRAGPDAGSEAGAAAGCGPAPXERRVRGPREIQSTIREWRPERARQLRRLLRQAREGAGRRGLEAGEGPGGSPGPAVPQDSEARAPGRAAWWTGSPGLLHTWPQEGPRPSLGPRASVVCEAGLQLQPKGTLLAQPRGVACRLDPFPEPWNSLDKRRCVESSQPGRLLTKGETEAQSSWQHCLWPLAQEVAVCRGLGRPDQGPPPEARVVAVGPLLSPSPPVTLPQLRKTLPAGEAVDLSGTPVGPGPAARHALFGLAGLALSFTGLSDRLPCPLLPSL, encoded by the exons ATGGGGGCGCGGCTAGGCCGGCGGGCCGGGCCCGACGCGGGCTCGGAGGCCGGGGCGGCGGCGGGGTGCGGGCCCGCGCCTTAGGAGCGCCGGGTGCGCGGGCCCCGCGAGATCCAGTCCACGATCCGCGAGTGGCGGCCCGAGCGCGCCCGTCAGCTGCGGCGCCTCCTGCGCCAGGCGAGAGAAGGAGCGGGCCGGCGGGGGCTGGAGGCCGGGGAGGGGCCGGGAGGCA GCCCGGGACCTGCAGTGCCCCAAGACAGTGAGGCCCGCGCCCCAGGCCGGGCAGCGTGGTGGACGGGGTCCCCCGGCCTGCTGCACACCTGGCCTCAGGAGGGTCCGCGTCCCTCTCTGGGACCCCGTGCCAGCGTTGTGTGCGAGGCTGGCCTGCAGCTGCAGCCCAAGGGAACCCTGCTGGCCCAGCCCCGGGGTGTCGCCTGTCGTCTGGACCCGTTTCCTGAGCCGTGG AACAGCCTTGATAAACGCAGGTGCGTCGAATCCTCACAGCCAGGCCGCCTCTTAAccaagggggaaactgaggctcagagctctTGGCAGCATTGCCTGTGGCCACTCGCCCAGGAAGTGGCCGTGTGCAGGGGCCTGGGCCGCCCTGACCAGGGGCCACCGCCTGAGGCCAGGGTGGTGGCGGTGGGGCCCTTGCTGAGTCCCTCCCCGCCCGTGACTCTCCCGCAGCTCCGGAAGACCCTGCCAGCAGGCGAGGCCGTGGACCTGTCGGGAACCCCCGTTGGCCCGGGACCCGCAGCCCGTCACGCGCTATTTGGGCTGGCGGGGCTGGCCCTGAGCTTCACGGGGCTCAGCGACAGGCTGCCGTGCCCGCTGCTGCCCAGCCTCTGA
- the SNRPD3 gene encoding small nuclear ribonucleoprotein Sm D3 isoform X1: MSIGVPIKVLHEAEGHIVTCETNTGEVYRGKLIEAEDNMNCQMSNITVTYRDGRVAQLEQVYIRGSKIRFLILPDMLKNAPMLKSMKNKNQGSGAGRGKAAILKAQVAARGRGRGMGRGNIFQKRR; the protein is encoded by the exons ATGTCTATCGGAGTGCCGATCAAAGTCCTCCACGAGGCCGAGGGCCACATCGTGACGTGTGAGACGAACACTGGCGAGGTGTATCGGGGCAAGCTCATCGAGGCGGAGGACAACATGAACTGCCAG ATGTCCAACATCACGGTCACGTACAGAGACGGCCGCGTGGCCCAGCTGGAGCAGGTGTACATCCGGGGCAGCAAGATCCGCTTCCTGATTCTGCCCGACATGCTGAAGAACGCACCCATGTTGAAGAGCATGAAGAACAAGAACCAGGGCTCGGGCGCCGGCCGGGGCAAGGCGGCCATCCTGAAGGCCCAGG TGGCCGCAAGAGGGAGAGGACGTGGAATGGGACGTGGAAACATCTTCCAGAAGCGAAGATAG
- the SNRPD3 gene encoding small nuclear ribonucleoprotein Sm D3 isoform X2: protein MSIGVPIKVLHEAEGHIVTCETNTGEVYRGKLIEAEDNMNCQMSNITVTYRDGRVAQLEQVYIRGSKIRFLILPDMLKNAPMLKSMKNKNQGSGAGRGKAAILKAQGRCCGLGAAPGGCTGARRPS, encoded by the exons ATGTCTATCGGAGTGCCGATCAAAGTCCTCCACGAGGCCGAGGGCCACATCGTGACGTGTGAGACGAACACTGGCGAGGTGTATCGGGGCAAGCTCATCGAGGCGGAGGACAACATGAACTGCCAG ATGTCCAACATCACGGTCACGTACAGAGACGGCCGCGTGGCCCAGCTGGAGCAGGTGTACATCCGGGGCAGCAAGATCCGCTTCCTGATTCTGCCCGACATGCTGAAGAACGCACCCATGTTGAAGAGCATGAAGAACAAGAACCAGGGCTCGGGCGCCGGCCGGGGCAAGGCGGCCATCCTGAAGGCCCAGGGTAGGTGCTGCGGGCTCGGGGCTGCGCCGGGCGGGTGCACGGGGGCAAGGCGGCCATCCTGA